From the Candidatus Hydrogenedentota bacterium genome, one window contains:
- a CDS encoding prepilin-type N-terminal cleavage/methylation domain-containing protein: MARGFTLIELCVVIALIGFIAAVSLPQLLPAIAVSRLDGAARHLAAFTRYAVAYAAMARTPIVIRFDLDKQAYWAFKNGPSYDEMAAAESEANYPDRKDKKTSTPSSDDPLHGSMSGGRGASMGGLAVDGNLAEMFDNLQDGEGLKREDMIQQALEFRQRFDGFARARLMGRAKQIKREGILDEIGPLFDKPFRLDDSGEEDTAIYDPMLERTNVAEGVYIEKVQAGADEYSKGEADIEIEPTGLLRPVLIHLTGEDGDSLTVVLDPITGNTRVTEGKRSMEEVLGEGAVQ; this comes from the coding sequence ATGGCGCGTGGCTTTACATTGATCGAACTTTGCGTGGTGATCGCGCTGATCGGTTTTATCGCGGCGGTTTCGCTTCCGCAGTTGTTGCCGGCGATCGCCGTGAGCCGTCTCGACGGGGCGGCACGCCACCTTGCCGCGTTTACCCGCTATGCCGTCGCCTATGCCGCCATGGCGCGGACCCCCATCGTCATCCGTTTCGACCTGGACAAGCAGGCGTATTGGGCCTTCAAGAACGGACCCTCTTACGATGAAATGGCGGCGGCCGAATCCGAGGCGAATTATCCCGATCGAAAAGACAAGAAAACGTCAACGCCATCGTCCGATGATCCCCTGCATGGCAGCATGAGCGGGGGGCGGGGCGCAAGCATGGGCGGATTGGCTGTGGACGGCAATCTGGCGGAAATGTTCGACAATCTTCAGGACGGGGAGGGTCTGAAACGGGAGGACATGATCCAGCAGGCGCTTGAATTCCGGCAACGGTTCGACGGGTTTGCCCGGGCGCGCCTGATGGGCCGCGCCAAACAAATCAAGCGAGAAGGCATTCTCGACGAAATCGGTCCGCTTTTCGATAAACCGTTTCGTCTGGACGATTCCGGCGAGGAGGATACGGCCATCTATGATCCGATGCTCGAACGGACGAATGTCGCGGAGGGCGTATATATCGAAAAGGTACAGGCCGGCGCGGATGAATACAGCAAGGGCGAAGCCGATATCGAAATCGAACCGACGGGCCTCTTGCGCCCCGTATTGATCCATCTTACGGGGGAAGACGGGGATTCGTTGACCGTGGTGCTCGATCCGATTACGGGGAATACCCGCGTGACGGAAGGCAAGCGAAGCATGGAAGAGGTGCTCGGCGAGGGCGCCGTGCAATGA
- the gspG gene encoding type II secretion system major pseudopilin GspG, translated as MNAESENRRRRNRAGFTLIELMVVISIIAILATIVGYNVIGAMDDASVAQAKSQIRSFKTALLAYRLKFNRFPTTAEGLGALIDNEKGIKFLDAASIPKDPWGNEYQYSSDSAREFRVISYGADGRPGGSGYDADIDSSGEEAK; from the coding sequence ATGAATGCGGAGAGTGAAAACAGACGCCGCCGAAACCGGGCGGGCTTCACGCTGATTGAACTGATGGTGGTCATTTCGATCATCGCCATTCTGGCCACGATCGTGGGCTACAATGTTATCGGCGCGATGGACGACGCCTCGGTGGCCCAGGCCAAGTCGCAAATTCGGAGTTTCAAGACCGCCCTGCTGGCGTACCGGTTGAAATTCAACCGGTTTCCGACAACGGCCGAGGGGTTGGGCGCATTGATTGACAATGAAAAAGGCATCAAATTCCTGGATGCCGCTTCGATCCCCAAGGATCCCTGGGGCAATGAGTATCAATACTCCTCCGACAGTGCGCGCGAATTTCGCGTGATCAGCTACGGGGCGGACGGACGCCCCGGGGGGTCGGGATACGACGCCGACATTGACAGCAGCGGGGAAGAGGCCAAATAG